In Chloroflexota bacterium, one genomic interval encodes:
- a CDS encoding tetratricopeptide repeat protein, whose amino-acid sequence MNRLRVGLVGICLAALLAGCGGGAPTVDVPAVKQEAQQAYEAGDYARAASLLATAVAAAPNDAETHFTRGRALANLGDWDGAAAEFREVIRLNPDDADAHSNLGGVYYEQGRFAEAVQEFRKAVLLEPKDAVFHYNLGAAYAQQNLLNEALGEFLAARQFDPNLAEAYLGMGSIYALQGKTQEAREALERVLELSDNPAVRAEAERQLQTLR is encoded by the coding sequence GGCTTGTGGGGATATGCCTGGCGGCGCTGCTGGCGGGGTGCGGCGGGGGCGCGCCAACGGTGGACGTGCCCGCCGTGAAGCAGGAGGCGCAGCAGGCCTACGAGGCGGGCGACTATGCCCGCGCGGCAAGCCTGCTCGCCACGGCGGTGGCCGCTGCGCCCAACGACGCCGAGACGCATTTCACGCGGGGCCGCGCCCTTGCCAACTTGGGCGATTGGGACGGCGCCGCCGCCGAGTTCCGCGAGGTCATCCGCCTGAACCCCGATGACGCCGACGCGCACTCCAACCTGGGCGGGGTGTACTACGAGCAGGGGCGTTTTGCCGAGGCGGTGCAGGAGTTCCGCAAGGCCGTGCTCCTGGAACCGAAGGACGCGGTCTTCCACTACAACTTGGGTGCGGCATACGCCCAGCAGAATTTGCTGAACGAGGCGCTGGGCGAGTTTCTCGCGGCCCGCCAGTTTGACCCCAACCTGGCCGAGGCATACCTGGGGATGGGTTCCATCTACGCCCTCCAGGGCAAGACCCAGGAGGCGCGAGAGGCCTTGGAGCGCGTCCTGGAACTCAGCGACAACCCTGCCGTGCGGGCCGAGGCCGAGCGGCAACTTCAAACTTTGAGGTGA
- a CDS encoding insulinase family protein: protein MKIENVAETTRKITLDNGLRIFVTEVPHTRAISVGFFVAVGARYESDLIAGASHLIEHMMFKGSRKRPTPGAISLALESVGGMMNASTGKELTIYYAKVPCEHGDLALDVLEDMIRYPIFDPVELEKERRVVVEEIRMLVDDPQSWSHLLLTQEVFPRHPLGRDIAGSIESVLAIRREDLLDYIAQNYGAPNVVVSVAGRLDGQQTVERLARALEDWPVKPVPSFVPLRGQQKKPRVRVGRRKTEQAYLNIAVRSIPRVHPDRFNLLVMNAVMSEGMSSRLFQEVREKRGLAYSVDSWFGLFRDGGIWGISAGVDPKRLTEAYDAILGECARIREELVPEDELTKAKEQVKGRVVLGLEDSFAIASWWGRAEALNEPLMTVDEVLQAIDKVEAEEVRRLAGQLIQPSRMNVTLVGAFGPTVKKELLARLE from the coding sequence ATGAAGATAGAGAACGTCGCAGAGACCACGCGGAAGATCACGCTGGACAACGGGCTGCGCATCTTCGTTACCGAGGTGCCCCACACGCGGGCCATCTCGGTGGGGTTCTTCGTGGCGGTGGGTGCGCGCTACGAAAGCGACCTGATCGCCGGCGCATCCCATCTCATTGAGCACATGATGTTCAAGGGGAGCCGCAAGCGCCCGACTCCAGGGGCCATATCCCTGGCGCTGGAGTCGGTCGGCGGCATGATGAACGCATCCACCGGCAAGGAACTGACCATCTACTACGCTAAGGTCCCCTGCGAACATGGAGACCTGGCGCTGGATGTGCTGGAGGACATGATCCGCTACCCCATCTTTGACCCCGTGGAGTTGGAAAAGGAGCGGAGGGTCGTCGTGGAGGAAATCCGCATGCTCGTTGACGACCCGCAGAGTTGGTCGCACCTGCTGCTCACGCAGGAGGTGTTTCCGCGCCATCCGCTGGGCCGCGACATCGCCGGCAGCATTGAGAGCGTGCTGGCGATCCGCCGCGAGGACCTGTTGGACTACATCGCGCAGAACTACGGCGCGCCCAACGTGGTGGTGAGCGTGGCCGGACGGCTGGACGGGCAGCAGACGGTGGAACGGCTGGCGCGCGCCCTGGAAGACTGGCCTGTGAAGCCCGTGCCCTCCTTCGTCCCCCTGCGCGGACAGCAGAAGAAGCCGCGCGTGAGGGTGGGCCGCCGCAAGACCGAACAGGCGTATCTCAACATCGCCGTGCGTTCCATCCCGCGCGTGCACCCAGACCGCTTCAACCTCCTGGTGATGAACGCGGTCATGAGCGAGGGGATGAGTTCGCGCTTGTTCCAAGAGGTGCGCGAAAAGCGCGGCCTGGCCTACAGTGTGGACTCGTGGTTTGGCCTGTTCCGCGACGGGGGTATCTGGGGCATTAGCGCGGGCGTGGACCCCAAGCGGCTCACCGAAGCCTACGACGCGATCCTCGGAGAGTGCGCGCGCATCCGCGAGGAACTCGTGCCGGAAGATGAGTTGACAAAAGCGAAGGAGCAGGTCAAGGGCCGAGTGGTCCTGGGCCTGGAGGACAGTTTCGCCATTGCCTCGTGGTGGGGCAGGGCCGAGGCCCTCAACGAACCCCTGATGACGGTGGACGAGGTCCTGCAAGCGATAGATAAGGTGGAAGCGGAGGAGGTTCGGCGACTGGCGGGGCAGTTGATCCAGCCCAGCCGCATGAACGTAACCCTCGTCGGCGCGTTTGGGCCGACGGTGAAGAAAGAACTCCTGGCGCGCCTGGAGTAG
- a CDS encoding DUF3887 domain-containing protein: MRRWWMVASLLASGMLLLGACAPKATPTPAPTPPVGDLEAAARYFTTLLGDGKYAEAAAMFDTQMAAAFPVAKLKATWEEVIRNVGALQGIKEVRLTSEMGYRIAYVACDFARNPLDMKVVFDAEGRIAGLWFVPPGSGGT; the protein is encoded by the coding sequence ATGAGACGATGGTGGATGGTTGCTTCGCTTTTGGCTTCGGGGATGCTGCTCCTGGGCGCATGCGCTCCCAAGGCCACGCCCACCCCCGCGCCCACGCCCCCGGTCGGGGATTTGGAGGCGGCGGCTCGCTACTTCACGACCCTGCTCGGCGATGGCAAATACGCCGAGGCCGCGGCCATGTTTGACACCCAGATGGCGGCGGCGTTCCCCGTCGCCAAACTCAAGGCCACTTGGGAGGAAGTCATCCGCAATGTGGGCGCGCTCCAGGGCATCAAGGAAGTGCGGCTGACCAGCGAAATGGGCTACCGCATTGCCTATGTGGCGTGCGACTTCGCCCGCAACCCGCTGGACATGAAGGTCGTGTTTGACGCCGAGGGGCGCATCGCGGGGCTGTGGTTCGTGCCGCCGGGAAGCGGGGGCACTTGA
- a CDS encoding alpha/beta fold hydrolase — translation MPATLTMPNGPGPFPAVVLVHGSGPNDRDESIGPNKPFKDLAWGLATRGVAVLRYEKRTKQCPAQMMQSMSTLTVNEEVVNDALAAVAYLRGVPAVDPDRVFILGHSLGGTVAPRIAARDPRLAGLILLAASNRNLADLMVEQNEYLATLDGTVTAEEAQALDQLCKQVERVKALDFKEGEVILGAGRAYWADILAYDPVATARSLTVPMLILQGERDYQVTRVDFAAWKDGLAGRAGVQFKSYPALNHLFIAGSGQPNPGEYDVPGNVAREVVDDIAAWIAGLP, via the coding sequence TTGCCGGCGACGCTGACCATGCCCAACGGCCCGGGGCCATTCCCCGCCGTCGTGCTGGTTCACGGCTCCGGCCCCAACGACCGGGACGAGTCCATCGGCCCCAACAAGCCGTTCAAGGATTTGGCGTGGGGCCTGGCCACGAGGGGCGTCGCCGTGCTGCGCTACGAGAAGCGCACGAAGCAGTGCCCAGCGCAGATGATGCAGTCCATGTCCACGCTCACGGTCAACGAGGAGGTCGTGAACGATGCGCTGGCGGCGGTGGCGTACCTGCGCGGGGTACCGGCCGTTGACCCCGACAGGGTCTTCATCCTGGGGCACAGCCTGGGCGGCACCGTGGCCCCGCGCATTGCCGCGCGCGACCCGCGCCTGGCGGGGCTGATCCTGCTGGCGGCCAGCAATCGGAACCTGGCCGACCTGATGGTGGAGCAGAACGAATACCTGGCCACGCTGGACGGCACGGTTACGGCCGAGGAGGCCCAGGCGCTGGACCAACTCTGCAAGCAGGTGGAGCGGGTCAAGGCGCTGGACTTCAAAGAAGGCGAGGTGATCCTGGGCGCGGGCCGGGCGTACTGGGCCGACATCCTGGCCTACGATCCGGTCGCGACCGCGCGGTCGTTGACGGTGCCCATGCTCATCCTGCAGGGCGAGCGGGACTACCAGGTTACGCGGGTGGACTTCGCGGCGTGGAAAGACGGGCTGGCGGGCCGGGCCGGGGTGCAGTTCAAGTCCTATCCCGCGCTGAATCATCTGTTCATCGCCGGCAGCGGGCAGCCCAACCCGGGCGAGTACGATGTGCCCGGCAACGTGGCCCGCGAGGTGGTGGACGACATCGCGGCGTGGATTGCGGGCCTGCCGTAG
- a CDS encoding ATP-binding cassette domain-containing protein, with the protein MTAIVQVRNLSKRYMPENVLAVDDVSFEIQQGEIFSLLGPNGAGKTTTISVLSCLLAPTAGDAFVAGHSVVREPMEVKRVIGVVPQEIALYNVLSARENLVFWGRMYGMGGQELARRVDQLLEQVGLADRAKSRVGTFSGGMKRRLNIAVGLLHKPQIVYMDEPTVGIDPQSRRNILDMVKALNREGMTVLYTTHYMEEAHELSHRVGIMDHGKLIALGTQKELTQKVGEYETLRLHLGEDQDPAPLAEALRAVPGIVRVSTTDREIVLIVPEAEDALPPAITKANELGVKVRSVDIQEPTLETVFLHLTGRALRD; encoded by the coding sequence ATGACAGCCATAGTTCAAGTGCGGAATCTTTCCAAGCGGTACATGCCCGAGAACGTCCTGGCGGTGGACGATGTCTCCTTTGAGATTCAGCAGGGGGAAATCTTCAGCCTGTTGGGGCCGAACGGCGCGGGCAAGACTACCACAATCTCGGTGTTGAGTTGCCTGCTCGCCCCCACGGCGGGGGACGCCTTTGTGGCGGGCCATTCGGTCGTCCGCGAGCCGATGGAGGTCAAGCGCGTCATCGGGGTCGTGCCACAGGAGATCGCCCTGTACAACGTGCTGAGCGCGCGCGAGAACCTGGTGTTCTGGGGGCGCATGTACGGGATGGGCGGCCAGGAGTTGGCACGGCGCGTGGATCAACTGCTGGAACAGGTGGGGCTGGCCGACAGGGCCAAGTCCAGGGTTGGCACCTTTTCCGGCGGGATGAAGCGCAGGCTCAACATCGCCGTGGGACTCTTGCACAAGCCGCAGATCGTGTACATGGACGAGCCGACGGTGGGCATAGATCCGCAAAGCCGCCGCAATATCCTGGACATGGTCAAGGCGCTCAACCGCGAGGGCATGACGGTGCTCTACACGACCCACTACATGGAAGAGGCGCACGAACTGTCCCATCGGGTGGGAATCATGGATCACGGCAAGTTGATCGCGCTGGGCACCCAGAAGGAACTCACCCAAAAGGTGGGCGAGTACGAGACATTGCGCCTGCACCTGGGCGAGGATCAAGATCCGGCGCCGCTGGCCGAGGCCTTGCGGGCCGTCCCGGGCATCGTCCGGGTCTCCACGACCGACCGCGAGATTGTGCTGATCGTCCCCGAAGCCGAAGACGCCCTGCCGCCTGCCATCACAAAGGCCAACGAACTGGGCGTGAAGGTGCGCTCGGTGGACATCCAGGAGCCGACCCTGGAAACCGTCTTCTTGCACCTGACGGGCCGGGCGTTGCGGGATTAG
- a CDS encoding ABC transporter permease, which translates to MRKILNVAWKDLVTTFRDPTALIVMLAAPYALTLVMAFAFGGLSGGGGGLSGIPVFVVNCDKGEFGSFLQQTFQSPELGDLLDVTVTTDEAAARATVDADKAAAVVIIPADLTESIVPSGLASGDPSALANRPQSVVEVYSNPDRPVSSSIVRSIVDQFLSRVSAGAVGGQVAVAQLMANGLLAPQEALSKGLEIGERAARRAAESRLIAIQGETAEKESQAGFDWLTYMAPSMAILFLMFTVSNGGKTLLAERDWGTLPRLLTTPTSTFQVLSGKVCGIYLTGLAQMGILLVASRLMLGVKMGPLSAVVPVTLALVAAATGWALVLAAYARTPGQANQMGTILSLAFGGLAGNFFPRQALPQWIRTVSLITPNAWGLDAFGKLTAGGALGDVLVPIAGLLVLAVALFLAASVLFRRQYA; encoded by the coding sequence ATGCGGAAGATTCTCAACGTCGCATGGAAAGACCTGGTTACCACATTCCGCGACCCCACGGCGCTCATCGTCATGCTCGCCGCGCCCTACGCGCTCACGCTCGTCATGGCGTTTGCGTTCGGCGGCTTGAGTGGCGGTGGAGGTGGCCTCAGCGGAATCCCCGTGTTTGTGGTGAACTGCGACAAGGGTGAGTTTGGCAGTTTTCTCCAGCAGACGTTCCAGTCGCCGGAGTTGGGCGACCTGCTGGATGTTACGGTAACGACGGACGAAGCGGCGGCGCGCGCGACGGTGGACGCCGACAAGGCCGCGGCGGTGGTCATCATCCCCGCCGACCTGACAGAAAGCATCGTGCCGTCGGGCCTTGCCAGCGGCGACCCGTCTGCGCTGGCGAATCGCCCGCAAAGCGTCGTGGAAGTGTACTCCAATCCGGATAGGCCCGTCAGTTCCAGCATCGTGCGCAGCATCGTGGATCAATTCCTGAGCAGGGTATCGGCCGGCGCGGTGGGCGGACAGGTGGCCGTGGCGCAGTTGATGGCGAACGGTCTCCTTGCGCCGCAGGAGGCGCTGTCCAAGGGGTTGGAGATCGGGGAGCGGGCCGCCCGCCGGGCTGCGGAAAGCCGCCTGATCGCGATACAGGGCGAGACCGCCGAGAAAGAGTCGCAGGCGGGGTTTGACTGGCTCACCTACATGGCCCCCAGCATGGCGATCCTGTTCCTGATGTTCACGGTGAGCAACGGTGGCAAAACCCTGCTGGCCGAGCGCGATTGGGGCACGCTCCCCCGTCTGCTCACAACGCCGACGTCCACCTTTCAGGTGCTGAGCGGCAAGGTGTGCGGCATCTACCTGACCGGCTTGGCCCAGATGGGCATTTTGCTGGTGGCCAGCAGGCTCATGCTTGGGGTGAAGATGGGCCCCCTCTCGGCGGTGGTGCCGGTAACGTTGGCGCTGGTCGCGGCGGCCACCGGCTGGGCGCTGGTTTTGGCCGCCTACGCCCGCACGCCAGGCCAGGCCAATCAGATGGGCACCATCCTTTCGCTGGCCTTCGGCGGGCTGGCCGGCAACTTCTTCCCGCGCCAGGCCCTGCCCCAGTGGATACGCACGGTGTCGCTCATCACGCCCAACGCCTGGGGGTTGGATGCGTTCGGCAAGTTGACGGCGGGCGGGGCACTGGGCGACGTGCTCGTGCCCATCGCCGGCCTTCTCGTGTTGGCGGTGGCGTTGTTCCTCGCGGCGTCCGTCCTGTTCCGCCGCCAGTATGCGTGA
- a CDS encoding ABC transporter permease, producing the protein MRKLISIAWLDFKMGFADKSEWVFFLVLPVMFTLILAATMSGGSSGGDNRYVLAVVDADRSALSAQLAEALAASDVVRPVPKARDEADALVKDGKVPAALVIPAGFGEALMAGRPSALTLSKAPNDTRALAVEQAVRTAADRVSNAVVAANASVAEAERVRPFADATAKQAYFLQALTMAQELLADPPARVETTYAPEVIRTSASPAEQSSVGQLITWVSIPLIGIAGIFIEERRLGTLRRLLAMPVARATILAGKIGGRLIHGMVQMTLLILFGALILGVNWGRSPLALAVMMLAFALAFVAFGVLVGTIARTQSQANWMAISSGMLMAALGGAWWPLEITPKVYQQVVRIFPTTWAMSGFSDIVVRGQGIGGILPEVGVLLAFAAVFFGVGLWYFRYE; encoded by the coding sequence ATGCGCAAACTGATTTCTATCGCATGGCTGGACTTCAAGATGGGGTTCGCCGACAAGTCGGAGTGGGTCTTCTTCCTTGTCCTGCCCGTGATGTTCACGCTCATCCTGGCCGCTACCATGTCGGGCGGGAGTTCTGGCGGCGACAATCGCTACGTGCTGGCGGTCGTGGATGCGGATCGCAGCGCCTTGTCGGCCCAACTGGCCGAGGCCCTGGCGGCGTCGGATGTGGTACGGCCGGTGCCTAAGGCGCGGGACGAGGCGGACGCCCTGGTCAAGGACGGTAAAGTTCCCGCGGCCCTAGTCATTCCTGCGGGCTTCGGCGAGGCGCTGATGGCCGGTCGGCCGTCGGCCCTCACGCTGAGCAAAGCGCCGAACGACACACGCGCCCTTGCCGTGGAGCAGGCCGTGCGCACCGCGGCCGATCGGGTGAGCAACGCCGTCGTCGCGGCCAACGCCAGCGTGGCCGAGGCCGAGAGGGTGCGCCCCTTCGCCGATGCAACCGCGAAGCAGGCCTATTTTCTGCAAGCGCTGACGATGGCGCAGGAACTGCTGGCCGATCCGCCGGCTCGCGTGGAGACCACGTATGCTCCGGAGGTCATCCGTACCAGCGCCAGTCCCGCCGAGCAGTCGTCGGTCGGACAGTTGATCACGTGGGTATCTATCCCCCTCATCGGCATTGCGGGGATCTTCATTGAGGAGCGGCGGCTGGGGACGCTGCGTCGCCTGCTGGCGATGCCGGTTGCGCGGGCCACCATCCTGGCCGGCAAGATCGGCGGTCGGCTGATACACGGCATGGTGCAGATGACGCTGCTCATTCTTTTCGGCGCGCTCATCTTGGGCGTCAACTGGGGGCGGTCGCCGCTGGCGCTGGCGGTGATGATGCTCGCCTTCGCGCTGGCCTTTGTGGCCTTCGGCGTGCTGGTGGGCACCATCGCCCGAACGCAGAGCCAGGCCAACTGGATGGCCATCAGCAGCGGGATGCTGATGGCGGCGCTGGGCGGCGCGTGGTGGCCGCTGGAAATCACGCCGAAGGTGTACCAGCAGGTGGTGAGGATATTCCCGACGACGTGGGCGATGAGCGGCTTCAGCGACATCGTGGTGCGCGGGCAGGGGATCGGCGGCATCCTGCCGGAGGTCGGGGTGCTTCTCGCCTTCGCCGCGGTCTTCTTCGGCGTGGGCCTGTGGTACTTCCGGTACGAGTAG